From the genome of Camelus dromedarius isolate mCamDro1 chromosome 19, mCamDro1.pat, whole genome shotgun sequence, one region includes:
- the LOC105101412 gene encoding SLA class II histocompatibility antigen, DQ haplotype D alpha chain, with product MILNRALILGVLTLTTVMSPCGGQDIVADHIGSYGTTMYQSYGPSGQFTQEFDGDELFYVDLEKKETVWRLPVFSEFSSFDPQGGLRNIAVQKSNLDILTKRSNFTAAINEVPEVTVFPKSPVMLGQPNTLICHVDNIFPPVINITWLKNRYPVTEGVSEISFLPKSDYSFFKISYLTFLPSDDDIYDCKVEHWGLDEPLLKHWEAEIPTPMSELTETVVCALGLIVGLMGIVVGTVLIIRGLRSSSPSRHQGPL from the exons ATGATCCTAAACAGAGCTCTGATTCTGGGGGTCCTCACCCTGACCACCGTGATGAGCCCCTGCGGAGGTCAAGACATCGTGG CTGACCACATTGGCTCGTATGGCACAACTATGTATCAGTCTTACGGTCCATCTGGCCAGTTCACCCAGGAGTTTGATGGGGATGAGCTGTTTTATGTGGACCTGGAGAAGAAGGAGACTGTCTGGCGGCTGCCTGTGTTTAGTGAATTTTCAAGTTTTGACCCACAGGGTGGACTGAGAAACATAGCTGTACAGAAATCTAACTTGGACATCCTGACTAAACGCTCCAACTTTACTGCTGCTATCAATG AGGTTCCTGAGGTGACTGTGTTTCCCAAGTCTCCTGTGATGCTGGGTCAGCCCAACACCCTCATCTGTCACGTGGACAACATCTTCCCTCCTGTGATCAACATCACATGGTTGAAGAACAGGTATCCAGTCACAGAGGGTGTTTCTGAGATCAGCTTCCTCCCCAAGAGTGATTATTCCTTCTTCAAGATCAGTTATCTCACCTTCCTCCCTTCTGATGATGATATTTATGACTGTAAAGTGGAGCACTGGGGCCTGGATGAGCCACTTCTGAAACACTGGG AGGCTGAGATTCCAACCCCCATGTCAGAGCTGACAGAGACTGTGGTCTGCGCCCTGGGGTTGATTGTGGGCCTCATGGGCATCGTGGTGGGCACTGTCCTCATCATCCGAGGCCTGCGCTCAAGTAGTCCCTCCAGACACCAAGGGCCCTTGTGA